A section of the Streptomyces sp. NBC_01363 genome encodes:
- the eat gene encoding ethanolamine permease, whose translation MAQGTDTSTSPPGGTAGAVTGTDEYLHRRTLRRGSAGWLLLTGLGVAYVVSGDYSGWNIGLSKGGFGGLAAATVLMGLMYACLVFALAELSAILPTAGGGYGFARRALGTWGGFLTGTAILIEYILAPAAISLFIGDYVESLGLFGLTSGWPVYLACFAVFIGIHLWGVGEALRFSLIVTAVAVAALLVFAIGAFTDFDAARLDDIPVDTGAFGSSSWLPFGLLGIWAAFPFGMWFFLGVEGVPLAAEEAKDPVRSMPRALAISLTVLVGLAVLTFLSATGAQGARAIQEAGNPLVVALEGKGGPTGLSRFVNYAGLAGLVASFFSLIFAGSRQLFALSRAGYLPRFLSLTNRRKSPYLGLLIPGAIGFALAAWIGNGGRMLNVAVFGATISYALMALSHIVLRRREPHLERPYRTPGGALTSSVAFVLACSALVATFLVDRDAAFIALSVYVVALAYFAFYSRHRLVASAPEEEFAALAAAEAELSRD comes from the coding sequence ATGGCCCAGGGAACCGACACCTCCACCAGCCCACCCGGCGGCACGGCCGGCGCGGTCACCGGTACGGACGAGTACCTGCACCGTCGCACCCTGCGCCGGGGCAGCGCGGGCTGGCTCCTGCTGACCGGACTCGGCGTCGCGTACGTCGTCTCCGGCGACTACTCCGGCTGGAACATCGGCCTGTCCAAGGGCGGCTTCGGAGGACTCGCCGCGGCCACCGTGCTGATGGGGCTGATGTACGCGTGCCTGGTCTTCGCGCTGGCGGAACTCTCCGCCATCCTGCCCACCGCCGGCGGCGGCTACGGCTTCGCGCGCCGCGCCCTCGGCACCTGGGGCGGCTTCCTGACCGGTACGGCCATCCTCATCGAGTACATCCTCGCCCCCGCCGCCATCTCGCTGTTCATCGGTGACTACGTCGAATCCCTCGGCCTGTTCGGGCTCACCTCCGGCTGGCCCGTATACCTCGCCTGCTTCGCCGTCTTCATCGGCATCCACCTCTGGGGCGTCGGCGAGGCGCTGCGGTTCAGCCTGATCGTGACCGCCGTCGCCGTGGCCGCTCTGCTCGTCTTCGCCATCGGCGCGTTCACCGACTTCGATGCGGCCCGTCTCGACGACATCCCGGTGGACACCGGCGCGTTCGGCTCCTCGTCCTGGCTGCCCTTCGGACTGCTCGGCATCTGGGCCGCCTTCCCCTTCGGCATGTGGTTCTTCCTGGGCGTCGAAGGCGTGCCGCTCGCCGCCGAGGAGGCCAAGGACCCGGTCAGGTCGATGCCGAGGGCACTCGCCATTTCGCTGACCGTGCTGGTGGGGCTGGCGGTGCTCACCTTCCTCTCCGCCACCGGCGCCCAGGGCGCGAGGGCCATCCAGGAAGCGGGCAACCCCCTCGTGGTCGCACTGGAGGGCAAGGGCGGTCCCACCGGCCTGAGCCGCTTCGTCAACTACGCGGGCCTGGCAGGCCTGGTGGCCTCGTTCTTCTCGCTGATCTTCGCCGGATCCCGCCAGCTGTTCGCACTCTCCCGGGCCGGCTACCTGCCGCGCTTCCTCTCGCTGACCAACCGCCGCAAGTCCCCCTACCTCGGCCTGCTGATTCCCGGTGCGATCGGCTTCGCGCTGGCCGCCTGGATCGGCAACGGCGGCCGGATGCTGAACGTCGCCGTCTTCGGCGCCACCATCAGCTACGCGCTGATGGCGCTCTCCCACATCGTGCTGCGCCGCCGCGAACCGCACCTCGAACGTCCCTACCGCACGCCCGGCGGCGCGCTCACCTCGTCCGTGGCATTCGTACTGGCATGCTCGGCACTGGTGGCGACCTTCCTGGTGGACCGCGACGCGGCGTTCATCGCTCTCAGCGTGTACGTGGTGGCGCTGGCCTACTTCGCCTTCTACAGCCGTCACCGCCTCGTCGCGAGCGCCCCGGAGGAGGAGTTCGCCGCTCTGGCGGCGGCCGAGGCCGAACTGTCGCGGGACTGA
- a CDS encoding transglycosylase family protein has protein sequence MAANGRHRRYQPSRINRASLTVTAGGAGIALPLIAAASAGAASADVWEKVAACESTGNWHINSGNGYFGGLQFTRSTWAAYGGTVYAPRADLATRDEQISIAEKVLDAQGPGAWPGCSTRAGLTSGGGAGDIAPQSQRTSHVQAPGKTASGKPTTKRTSTPATPTTVPGKRESYTVARGDSLSAIAATERLRGGWQHLYAQNREVVGDDPDLILPGQRLSLDTARSPRTAPRTGTPAQAKPKPKAEPKPREAAEPKQRPAAAQHQAAKPHHDTAKPKPHPKKTESHRPKERTEKHSGLVAPVAAGIGTPYHQAGSWASGYHTGVDFPVPTGTSIRAVASGTVVSAGWGGAYGYQVVIRHSDGKYSQYAHLSALHVREGRHVSAGQRIARSGATGNVTGPHLHFEIRTGPGYGSDVDPLAYLRAGGVSV, from the coding sequence ATGGCCGCGAACGGACGGCACCGCAGATATCAGCCCAGCCGGATCAACCGTGCCTCGCTCACGGTCACCGCGGGCGGTGCGGGAATTGCGCTCCCGCTCATCGCAGCGGCCTCGGCGGGCGCCGCGTCAGCGGATGTCTGGGAGAAGGTCGCCGCCTGCGAGTCCACCGGAAACTGGCACATCAACAGCGGCAACGGCTACTTCGGTGGGCTGCAGTTCACCCGGTCGACCTGGGCGGCCTACGGAGGCACGGTCTACGCCCCGCGCGCCGACCTGGCCACCAGGGACGAGCAGATCTCCATCGCCGAGAAGGTGCTCGACGCGCAGGGGCCGGGCGCGTGGCCGGGCTGCTCGACGAGGGCGGGGCTGACCAGCGGCGGGGGCGCCGGCGACATCGCCCCGCAGTCGCAGCGGACCAGCCACGTGCAGGCCCCTGGCAAGACCGCCTCCGGCAAGCCGACGACGAAGCGGACGTCCACCCCTGCCACCCCGACCACCGTGCCCGGCAAGCGTGAGTCGTACACCGTGGCACGCGGCGACTCGCTCTCCGCGATCGCGGCGACCGAGCGCCTCCGGGGCGGCTGGCAGCACCTCTACGCACAGAACCGTGAGGTCGTGGGGGACGACCCCGACCTCATCCTTCCCGGGCAGCGCCTGAGCCTGGACACGGCCCGGTCGCCGAGGACGGCGCCCCGCACGGGCACGCCCGCGCAGGCGAAGCCGAAGCCGAAGGCCGAACCGAAGCCCCGGGAGGCCGCCGAACCGAAGCAACGACCGGCCGCGGCGCAGCACCAGGCGGCGAAGCCCCACCACGACACCGCGAAGCCGAAGCCGCACCCCAAGAAGACCGAGAGCCACCGGCCGAAGGAGCGGACGGAGAAGCACTCCGGTCTCGTCGCACCCGTGGCGGCCGGCATCGGCACCCCGTACCACCAGGCCGGTTCCTGGGCCAGCGGCTATCACACCGGGGTCGACTTCCCCGTCCCGACCGGCACGTCGATCAGGGCGGTGGCCTCCGGCACGGTCGTCTCGGCGGGCTGGGGCGGGGCGTACGGCTACCAGGTCGTCATCCGGCACAGCGACGGCAAGTACAGCCAGTACGCGCATCTGTCCGCCCTGCACGTGCGTGAGGGCCGGCATGTCTCCGCGGGCCAGCGGATCGCGCGCTCGGGCGCCACCGGGAACGTCACGGGCCCGCACCTGCACTTCGAGATCCGTACCGGCCCCGGCTACGGATCGGACGTCGACCCGCTGGCCTACCTCAGGGCGGGCGGCGTCAGCGTCTGA
- a CDS encoding gamma-glutamyl-gamma-aminobutyrate hydrolase family protein, whose protein sequence is MTRPVIGISTYQEPARWGVWEMPAALLPASYPRLVRAAGGLAVMLPPDDTADAAREAVAALDGVVIAGGADVEPARYGESPDPRTGAPARARDAWELALIEAAIDRHVPLLGICRGMQLLNVALGGTLHQHLDGHTGGTGVFGEHTVTPVPGTVYAAAVSGPGLVPTYHHQAVDRLGSGLTASAHASDGTVEAVELTYHESLVLGVQWHPEMGDDIRVMTALVDAAARRRSATRTGAPVP, encoded by the coding sequence ATGACCCGGCCCGTCATCGGCATCAGCACCTACCAGGAACCGGCCCGGTGGGGCGTGTGGGAAATGCCGGCCGCCCTGTTGCCCGCCTCCTACCCGCGCCTGGTGCGGGCGGCCGGCGGCCTGGCGGTGATGCTGCCGCCGGACGACACCGCCGACGCGGCCCGGGAGGCCGTGGCGGCGCTGGACGGTGTGGTGATCGCGGGCGGCGCCGACGTCGAACCGGCACGCTACGGCGAGTCGCCCGATCCGCGCACCGGTGCGCCCGCGCGCGCCCGCGACGCGTGGGAACTCGCCCTGATCGAGGCGGCGATCGACCGACACGTCCCGCTGCTGGGCATCTGCCGGGGCATGCAACTGCTCAACGTCGCTCTCGGTGGCACCCTGCACCAGCACCTGGACGGCCACACCGGAGGCACCGGCGTCTTCGGCGAACACACCGTCACTCCCGTTCCGGGCACGGTGTACGCGGCGGCCGTCTCCGGGCCGGGCCTCGTGCCCACCTACCACCACCAGGCCGTGGACCGCCTGGGCTCCGGCCTCACGGCCAGCGCGCACGCGTCCGACGGCACCGTGGAGGCCGTGGAACTCACGTACCACGAGAGCCTGGTGCTGGGGGTCCAGTGGCACCCCGAAATGGGTGACGACATCCGGGTCATGACCGCTCTCGTGGACGCGGCGGCCCGGCGCCGCTCGGCCACCCGGACGGGCGCGCCCGTACCGTAG
- a CDS encoding (2Fe-2S)-binding protein — MDESATASVGGFFALRTTAPPDGAHRPLARLYAGESAPLTARIDTVAARLGTSERRVAASVAHLGLASRLWSVALGPAALTGRFPGLPPGALHWDPQHPAPDDLWLDGAESLPGTACRIREVVQYGHLVPLAGAIHRDGPLSDRLLWGNAGSALAGALRQLLAWARTHRRPDVAARARALSAELFDHPDLRNTGAPHDAAFRRRSCCLYYRAADGGLCGDCVFESA; from the coding sequence ATGGACGAGTCCGCTACGGCCTCGGTGGGCGGATTCTTCGCGCTGCGCACCACCGCGCCGCCCGACGGGGCGCACCGCCCGCTGGCGCGGTTGTACGCGGGGGAGTCGGCCCCGCTCACGGCCCGTATCGACACCGTCGCCGCCCGGTTGGGCACCTCCGAGCGCAGAGTGGCCGCCTCCGTCGCGCACTTGGGACTGGCCTCCCGTCTCTGGTCGGTCGCACTCGGACCGGCGGCACTGACCGGCCGCTTTCCCGGTCTTCCGCCCGGCGCCCTCCACTGGGACCCGCAGCACCCGGCCCCCGACGATCTGTGGCTCGACGGTGCCGAATCGCTGCCGGGCACCGCCTGCCGGATCCGGGAAGTCGTCCAGTACGGCCACCTCGTGCCCCTTGCCGGGGCGATCCACCGGGACGGCCCGCTGTCCGACCGGCTGCTGTGGGGCAACGCGGGGTCCGCACTGGCCGGAGCCCTGCGCCAACTCCTCGCCTGGGCACGTACGCACCGCCGCCCCGACGTGGCCGCGCGGGCCCGCGCACTGTCCGCCGAACTCTTCGACCACCCCGACCTCCGGAACACCGGCGCCCCGCACGACGCGGCGTTCCGCCGGCGCAGCTGCTGTCTGTACTACCGCGCAGCGGACGGCGGCCTGTGCGGTGACTGCGTCTTCGAGAGCGCCTGA
- a CDS encoding DMT family transporter, which yields MVYMSSLALSVLLSLVSAVAYAAGAIVQERVATTGDGSSLAPLRNRVWWAAVALNGGGAVLHVVALAFGPLSLVQPLGALTIVFALPMAALFVRRRAGATAWRGAIMATVGLAGLLALTGSAESHSLNGSDQLVVAGVALGAVALLALISTGVRRPVVRSVILAGAAGIAFGIASVFVKTVAVGWASGALAAELPALLAIAGFAAAGLLLSQAAYRGAGLTAPLATVTVVNPVIAAIVGITMFGEQFRHGTAGTMLALACAVVAAGGLILLTTERLGAEHRAAQAAGSGLPGAPVGGTDAEGEESEGAEPGTGGAAEPARAPGVAGLPGPVLSVPAASAATPSVPAAPMPAGAVEVVPGTSSAARPLPVLMPLERLGRVAFGPGPSSSSGTERRGRPSAGPADPDDAAERQGAVQTLTPPALR from the coding sequence GTGGTGTACATGAGTTCCCTTGCGCTGTCCGTGCTGCTGTCACTGGTCTCCGCGGTCGCGTACGCGGCCGGGGCGATCGTCCAGGAGCGCGTGGCGACGACCGGCGACGGCAGCTCGCTCGCACCGCTGCGCAACCGTGTGTGGTGGGCCGCCGTGGCGCTGAACGGCGGGGGCGCGGTGCTCCATGTCGTGGCGTTGGCCTTCGGTCCGCTCAGTCTCGTCCAGCCGCTCGGCGCGCTGACCATCGTCTTCGCCCTGCCGATGGCGGCGCTCTTCGTGCGCCGGCGGGCCGGGGCCACCGCATGGCGGGGCGCGATCATGGCCACCGTCGGTCTGGCGGGTCTGCTGGCGCTCACGGGGAGCGCCGAGTCCCACTCCCTGAACGGCTCGGATCAGCTGGTGGTCGCCGGTGTGGCGCTCGGTGCGGTCGCGCTGCTCGCCCTGATCTCCACGGGCGTGCGCCGGCCGGTGGTACGGAGCGTGATCCTGGCCGGGGCGGCGGGCATCGCGTTCGGCATCGCCTCGGTGTTCGTGAAGACGGTGGCGGTGGGGTGGGCCTCCGGCGCGCTGGCGGCAGAGCTGCCGGCGCTGCTGGCGATCGCCGGTTTCGCGGCCGCCGGGCTGCTGCTCTCCCAGGCCGCGTACCGGGGTGCCGGACTGACCGCGCCGCTGGCGACGGTGACCGTGGTGAACCCGGTGATAGCCGCGATCGTCGGCATCACGATGTTCGGCGAACAGTTCCGGCACGGCACGGCCGGGACGATGCTCGCGCTGGCCTGCGCAGTGGTCGCCGCGGGCGGTCTGATACTGCTCACTACGGAGCGCCTGGGCGCGGAGCACCGCGCCGCGCAGGCAGCGGGCAGCGGGCTGCCGGGTGCTCCGGTGGGCGGGACGGACGCCGAGGGCGAGGAGAGCGAGGGCGCGGAACCCGGTACCGGGGGCGCCGCCGAGCCTGCTCGGGCACCCGGGGTCGCCGGGCTTCCCGGCCCCGTCCTGTCGGTGCCCGCCGCCTCGGCGGCCACCCCTTCGGTGCCCGCGGCCCCGATGCCTGCCGGGGCCGTCGAAGTGGTCCCCGGAACGTCCTCCGCGGCGCGTCCGCTGCCCGTGCTCATGCCGCTGGAGCGCCTGGGCCGGGTGGCGTTCGGGCCGGGCCCGTCGTCCTCCAGCGGCACGGAGCGGCGGGGCCGCCCGTCCGCGGGGCCCGCCGATCCCGATGACGCGGCCGAACGCCAGGGAGCGGTTCAGACGCTGACGCCGCCCGCCCTGAGGTAG
- a CDS encoding ATP-binding protein → MNEQVTSRPAGCPCPDRSTEVLHSAEVFDGEPGCIAQARALADRFLVRLAAEWLAVFGEHTRSDLLLAVSELVTNADRYSQGPYLLELEGTAERVSVTVYDSSTALPLFYSPDPTRPGGHGMEIVVALCDRLTAERVPVGKRIRAEFELSS, encoded by the coding sequence ATGAACGAACAGGTCACCTCGCGACCGGCCGGCTGCCCCTGCCCGGACCGATCCACGGAGGTTCTGCACAGCGCCGAGGTGTTCGACGGCGAGCCCGGCTGCATCGCGCAGGCACGGGCACTGGCCGACCGCTTCCTGGTCCGGCTGGCCGCCGAATGGCTCGCGGTCTTCGGTGAGCACACCCGCAGCGATCTGCTGCTGGCGGTGAGCGAGCTGGTCACCAACGCAGACCGCTACAGCCAGGGCCCGTATCTGCTGGAGCTGGAGGGCACCGCGGAGCGCGTCAGCGTCACGGTGTACGACTCCAGCACCGCCCTGCCGCTGTTCTACTCACCCGATCCGACGCGCCCCGGCGGCCATGGCATGGAGATCGTGGTGGCGCTGTGCGACCGGCTCACCGCCGAGCGCGTGCCGGTGGGCAAGCGCATCCGGGCCGAGTTCGAACTGAGCAGCTGA
- a CDS encoding GH92 family glycosyl hydrolase, whose translation MHRTPRPRLRGPAAALAAVALLGGFLTTGATAQAAPRTDELLTDLVNPFIGTQNEGNTYPGASVPFGMVQFSPDTGHNTGYDYGENHIRGFSTVHLSGVGCGLGGDLPALPTTGDVTQTDYAKYAAAFSHDDEKASPGYYKVGLKTGIDAELTASRRTGVQRYTFPATDKANVLLNAGQSLHRTLSSEVEILDNRTVRTAITGSGFCQDTKPYTLYTITRFDRPFTTSGTWNGDTVTEGSRESSATGARNGAWLRFDTTKDRTVEATTALSYVDAKGAALNLHAEGGRSFDRVEHAAQQAWEKRLEGVKAQGGDDQLRRTFYSSLYRSFLAPNIGSDADGRYTGWDQKIHRAVAADGAFTYYQNWSLWDTYRTQAQLLSLLAPRESRDMALSVLRIDAESGWLPKWGYGTVETNIMTGDPVTPFLTNAYQQGLLKGHEEEAYRALKKNADGVPPADSAPVGREANVQYLKDGFAPYIKDRQHAKPGDSDYDHGASATLEYALSDAMLGEMARDLGHEADAKRYAERARNYRKIFDPSTGFFRARDAAGTFTGPADPAGSEGFHEGTSWQYQWLVPQDLPGMVALIGGKDAANQRLDSFFAYDELLADPAKTAREVWVNGPYAYYNADKYNPQNEPDLIAPYTYLSTGRPWQTTDVVHAALTLFTDTPTGMTGNDDLGTMSAWMVLSAIGVFPVQPGTDTWGLSTPAFERVDISLDRRYYPRGAFTVSAPGTSATDRYIQSARLDGAARSRTYLTTDDIRSARSLSFTVGSEPSAWGTSAADAPPALG comes from the coding sequence ATGCACCGGACCCCACGGCCGCGACTTCGCGGTCCGGCGGCCGCACTCGCCGCCGTCGCGCTCCTCGGCGGTTTCCTCACCACCGGGGCCACGGCCCAGGCCGCGCCCCGTACCGATGAACTACTGACCGACCTGGTCAACCCGTTCATCGGCACCCAGAACGAGGGCAACACCTACCCCGGTGCCTCCGTGCCGTTCGGCATGGTGCAGTTCTCCCCGGACACCGGCCACAACACCGGCTACGACTACGGCGAGAACCACATCCGCGGCTTCTCCACCGTCCATCTCTCCGGTGTCGGCTGCGGGCTCGGCGGAGATCTGCCGGCCCTGCCCACCACCGGCGACGTCACACAGACCGACTACGCCAAGTACGCGGCGGCGTTCAGCCACGACGACGAGAAGGCGAGCCCCGGCTACTACAAGGTCGGGCTGAAGACCGGGATCGACGCCGAACTCACCGCGAGCCGGCGCACCGGTGTGCAGCGCTACACCTTCCCCGCCACCGACAAGGCCAACGTCCTGCTCAACGCGGGCCAGTCGCTGCACCGGACGCTCTCGTCCGAGGTGGAGATCCTCGACAACCGCACGGTACGGACCGCGATCACCGGCAGCGGATTCTGCCAGGACACCAAGCCGTACACGCTCTACACGATCACCCGCTTCGACCGGCCGTTCACCACCTCCGGCACCTGGAACGGCGACACCGTCACCGAAGGCTCCAGGGAGTCCTCGGCCACCGGCGCCCGCAACGGAGCCTGGCTGCGCTTCGACACCACGAAGGACCGCACCGTCGAGGCCACTACCGCCCTGAGCTACGTCGACGCGAAGGGTGCCGCGCTCAACCTCCATGCCGAGGGCGGCCGCAGCTTCGACCGCGTCGAGCACGCCGCTCAACAGGCCTGGGAGAAGCGGCTCGAAGGCGTGAAGGCGCAGGGCGGCGACGACCAGCTCCGCCGCACCTTCTACTCCTCCCTCTACCGGTCCTTCCTCGCCCCCAACATCGGCAGTGACGCCGACGGCCGCTACACCGGCTGGGACCAGAAGATCCACCGCGCTGTCGCCGCCGACGGGGCATTCACCTACTACCAGAACTGGTCGCTCTGGGACACCTACCGCACCCAGGCCCAGCTCCTCTCCCTCCTCGCCCCGCGCGAGTCCCGGGACATGGCGCTCTCGGTCCTGCGCATCGACGCCGAGAGCGGCTGGCTGCCCAAGTGGGGCTACGGCACGGTCGAGACGAACATCATGACCGGCGACCCGGTCACCCCCTTCCTCACCAACGCCTACCAGCAGGGGCTGCTGAAGGGGCACGAGGAAGAGGCGTACCGCGCCCTGAAGAAGAACGCCGACGGCGTCCCGCCCGCCGACTCCGCACCCGTCGGCCGCGAGGCCAACGTCCAGTACCTCAAGGACGGGTTCGCCCCGTACATCAAGGACCGGCAGCACGCCAAGCCCGGCGACTCGGACTACGACCACGGGGCCTCCGCCACCCTGGAGTACGCGCTGTCCGACGCGATGCTCGGCGAGATGGCCCGCGATCTCGGCCACGAGGCCGACGCGAAGCGGTACGCGGAACGCGCCCGGAACTACCGGAAGATCTTCGACCCTTCGACCGGCTTCTTCCGCGCCCGTGACGCCGCCGGGACCTTCACCGGACCCGCCGACCCGGCCGGGAGCGAAGGGTTCCACGAGGGCACGTCCTGGCAGTACCAGTGGCTCGTCCCGCAGGACCTGCCCGGCATGGTCGCGCTGATCGGCGGGAAGGACGCCGCCAACCAGCGGCTCGACTCCTTCTTCGCGTACGACGAACTGCTCGCCGACCCCGCGAAGACCGCCCGTGAGGTCTGGGTCAACGGCCCGTACGCGTACTACAACGCCGACAAGTACAACCCGCAGAACGAACCCGACCTGATCGCCCCGTACACCTATCTCTCCACCGGCCGGCCGTGGCAGACCACCGACGTGGTGCACGCGGCCCTGACCCTGTTCACCGACACCCCGACCGGCATGACCGGCAACGACGACCTCGGCACCATGTCCGCATGGATGGTGCTGTCCGCCATCGGCGTCTTCCCGGTCCAGCCGGGCACCGACACCTGGGGTCTGTCCACGCCCGCCTTCGAGCGCGTCGACATCAGCCTCGACCGCCGCTACTACCCGCGCGGCGCGTTCACCGTCAGCGCACCCGGTACCTCGGCCACCGACCGGTACATCCAGTCGGCCCGCCTCGACGGCGCGGCACGGTCGCGCACCTACCTGACCACCGACGACATCCGTTCGGCCCGCTCGCTGTCCTTCACGGTCGGCAGCGAGCCGTCGGCCTGGGGCACCTCCGCCGCGGACGCCCCGCCCGCACTGGGCTGA
- a CDS encoding glutamine synthetase family protein — translation MADRTPPLAVEELRSLVASGSIDTVVLAFPDMQGRLQGKRFAAGFFLDEVLEHGTEGCNYLLAVDTDMNTVDGYAMSSWERGYGDFAMLPDLATLRLLPWHEGTALLVADLAWNDGSPVVAAPRQVLRRQLDRLAGLGYRAQVGTELEFIVFKDSYEEAWDRDYRGLTPANQYNIDYSILGTGRVEPLLRRIRNEMQAAGLTVESAKGECNLGQHEIAFRYDEALVTCDQHAVYKTGAKEIAAQEGVSLTFMAKYDEREGNSCHIHLSLTDDNGDNAMAGDGPDGMSDLMRHFLAGQLAALRDFSLLYAPNINSYKRFQPGSFAPTAVAWGHDNRTCSLRVVGHGRSRRFENRLPGGDVNPYLATAGLVAAGLYGVEHELALPEACTGNAYTSEYEQVPTTLREAADLWEASPIAKEAFGEEVVAHYLNMARVELAAYDAAVTDWELRRSFERL, via the coding sequence GTGGCAGACCGCACACCCCCGCTCGCCGTCGAGGAGCTGCGCTCACTCGTCGCGAGCGGGTCCATCGACACCGTCGTCCTGGCCTTTCCCGATATGCAGGGCCGGCTCCAGGGCAAGCGGTTCGCCGCCGGGTTCTTCCTCGACGAGGTTCTGGAGCACGGTACCGAGGGCTGCAACTACCTGCTGGCCGTGGACACCGACATGAACACCGTCGACGGCTACGCGATGTCCTCCTGGGAGCGCGGCTACGGCGACTTCGCCATGCTCCCGGACCTCGCCACCCTGCGCCTGCTGCCCTGGCACGAGGGCACCGCGCTGCTCGTCGCGGATCTCGCCTGGAACGACGGCAGCCCGGTCGTGGCCGCACCGCGCCAGGTCCTGCGCCGGCAGCTGGACCGGCTGGCCGGCCTCGGCTACCGGGCCCAGGTGGGCACGGAGCTGGAGTTCATCGTCTTCAAGGACAGCTACGAAGAGGCCTGGGACCGCGACTACCGCGGACTGACCCCGGCCAATCAGTACAACATCGACTACTCCATCCTCGGCACCGGCCGCGTCGAGCCGCTCCTGCGCCGTATCCGCAACGAGATGCAGGCGGCCGGGCTGACCGTCGAGTCGGCCAAGGGCGAGTGCAATCTCGGCCAGCACGAGATCGCGTTCCGCTACGACGAGGCGCTGGTCACCTGCGACCAGCACGCCGTCTACAAGACGGGCGCCAAGGAGATCGCCGCGCAGGAGGGCGTCTCGCTCACCTTCATGGCCAAGTACGACGAGCGCGAAGGCAACTCCTGTCACATCCACCTCTCGCTCACCGACGACAACGGTGACAACGCGATGGCGGGTGACGGCCCGGACGGCATGTCGGACCTGATGCGGCACTTCCTCGCCGGACAGCTCGCCGCCCTGCGCGACTTCTCCCTGTTGTACGCGCCGAACATCAACTCCTACAAGCGGTTCCAGCCCGGCTCCTTCGCGCCGACCGCCGTCGCCTGGGGGCACGACAACCGCACCTGCTCGCTGCGCGTGGTCGGCCACGGCCGCTCCCGGCGCTTCGAGAACCGGCTGCCCGGCGGCGACGTCAATCCGTATCTCGCCACCGCCGGACTGGTCGCCGCGGGGCTGTACGGCGTGGAGCACGAGCTGGCTCTGCCCGAGGCCTGCACGGGCAACGCCTATACCTCCGAGTACGAGCAGGTGCCGACCACCCTGCGCGAGGCCGCCGACCTGTGGGAGGCGAGCCCCATCGCCAAGGAGGCGTTCGGCGAGGAGGTCGTCGCGCACTACCTGAACATGGCGCGTGTCGAACTCGCCGCCTACGACGCCGCCGTGACCGACTGGGAGCTGCGACGCTCCTTCGAGCGCCTGTGA